A part of Candidatus Zixiibacteriota bacterium genomic DNA contains:
- the rplS gene encoding 50S ribosomal protein L19: protein MKRLAQIERNFMKDTVPAFKAGDTVKVHVKIKEGDKERIQVFQGTVIGRRGSGTGATFTVRKMSSGIGVERIFPLHSPNISKIQRIRQGKVHQAKLYYLRGLTGKSARIAEKLEEKTITETKTKKAKTRGKGAKAEKPVKEEEAALAAQEAAEVEETAEETVEETTEENNEK from the coding sequence ATGAAACGGTTAGCGCAAATCGAAAGAAACTTCATGAAGGATACGGTCCCCGCCTTCAAGGCCGGTGATACGGTTAAGGTTCATGTGAAAATCAAAGAGGGTGACAAAGAACGTATTCAGGTTTTTCAGGGAACGGTTATCGGCCGCCGCGGTTCGGGAACCGGGGCGACTTTCACGGTTCGCAAGATGTCGTCGGGAATCGGGGTCGAGAGGATATTTCCGCTTCACTCGCCGAATATCTCTAAAATTCAGCGGATTCGTCAGGGTAAGGTACATCAGGCGAAATTGTACTACCTGCGCGGATTGACCGGTAAATCGGCCCGTATCGCCGAGAAGCTGGAGGAGAAGACGATAACCGAGACCAAGACCAAGAAAGCCAAAACCCGGGGCAAGGGTGCCAAGGCCGAAAAGCCGGTGAAAGAGGAAGAAGCGGCTCTGGCGGCCCAGGAAGCAGCCGAGGTTGAAGAAACCGCCGAAGAAACGGTAGAGGAAACAACCGAGGAGAATAACGAGAAATAG
- the trmD gene encoding tRNA (guanosine(37)-N1)-methyltransferase TrmD — protein MRIEIVTLFPAYFDSVISQSIIGRGKDKGFFDIRIIDLRDFTTDRHRTADDTPYGGGGGMVLKVEPLYNCLKALGYEKSGREREKIILTSAAGRRFDQPTAVAYSLLERLTIICGHYLGVDERIMELFEIEEVSIGDYVLTGGEGAAAVMLDAVTRLIPGVLGNFESAMYDSHTEKLLGAPVYTRPEEFMELKVPEELQSGNHRLIERYRKRESIRKTFMNRPELLDEVELEKEDADYIEQLKKRRK, from the coding sequence CTGAGGATTGAGATAGTCACGCTTTTCCCGGCGTATTTCGATTCGGTTATCAGCCAGTCGATAATCGGCCGGGGAAAGGATAAAGGGTTCTTTGACATCCGAATAATCGACCTGCGGGATTTCACGACCGACCGTCACCGCACCGCCGATGATACGCCGTACGGCGGCGGCGGCGGGATGGTGTTGAAAGTGGAACCGTTGTACAATTGCCTGAAAGCGCTGGGGTATGAAAAATCCGGTCGAGAGAGAGAAAAGATAATTTTGACCTCGGCGGCGGGACGACGGTTCGACCAGCCGACGGCGGTAGCCTATTCACTCCTGGAGAGGTTGACCATAATCTGCGGTCATTACCTGGGAGTGGATGAGCGGATTATGGAGCTTTTCGAGATCGAGGAAGTATCGATCGGTGATTATGTCCTGACCGGGGGCGAGGGGGCGGCGGCGGTGATGCTGGATGCCGTGACGCGTTTGATTCCCGGTGTCCTGGGCAATTTCGAGTCGGCCATGTATGACTCGCACACCGAGAAACTGCTCGGCGCCCCGGTGTATACCCGGCCCGAGGAATTTATGGAACTGAAGGTCCCGGAGGAACTTCAAAGCGGAAACCACAGGTTGATTGAACGGTACCGAAAGAGAGAGTCGATAAGAAAAACATTTATGAACCGTCCCGAATTACTGGACGAAGTCGAACTGGAAAAAGAAGACGCTGATTATATAGAGCAGCTCAAAAAGAGACGAAAATAA
- the rimM gene encoding 16S rRNA processing protein RimM yields the protein MSKRPEYIVVGRFGRPRGVSGDIYVVPLSDNPERFEKGGIFWIDKDGDRKELEIASFGMISGKVVARVKGIDSPEQARKLTGLYVHIKGAELEELPEGNYYYFDLIGCRVEDIGGKKLGEIIEVEYFPANDIWVVEGPEGKRHMFPAVRQFIEKVDIEKKLVILNPPEGIFDSPAED from the coding sequence TTGAGTAAACGACCGGAATATATCGTTGTCGGCCGGTTTGGCCGGCCGCGAGGTGTCTCCGGGGATATATATGTGGTTCCATTGTCGGACAATCCGGAACGCTTTGAAAAAGGGGGGATATTCTGGATTGACAAGGACGGCGATCGGAAGGAACTGGAGATTGCTTCTTTCGGAATGATCTCCGGGAAAGTGGTCGCCAGAGTAAAAGGAATTGACAGCCCCGAACAGGCCAGGAAGTTGACCGGTCTCTATGTGCACATAAAAGGGGCGGAACTGGAGGAGTTGCCGGAAGGAAATTATTACTATTTCGATCTAATCGGGTGCCGGGTGGAAGATATCGGGGGCAAAAAACTCGGCGAGATAATCGAGGTGGAATATTTTCCGGCCAATGATATCTGGGTGGTGGAGGGGCCGGAAGGGAAACGGCATATGTTTCCGGCGGTGCGGCAGTTTATTGAGAAGGTTGATATAGAGAAAAAACTGGTAATATTGAATCCACCGGAGGGTATCTTTGACTCACCGGCTGAGGATTGA
- a CDS encoding KH domain-containing protein, which yields MKDFIETIVKALVDNPDEVDLTEVQGSRTTVYELRVGAGDLGKVIGKHGQTAKSIRTLIAAISAKKGKRAVLEILE from the coding sequence GTGAAAGATTTCATCGAAACCATCGTCAAAGCACTGGTTGATAATCCTGATGAAGTGGACCTGACCGAGGTCCAGGGCTCACGGACGACAGTATATGAACTTCGGGTCGGCGCCGGCGACCTGGGCAAAGTAATCGGCAAACACGGTCAGACGGCCAAATCGATTCGAACCCTGATTGCGGCTATTTCAGCCAAGAAGGGCAAACGTGCCGTTCTGGAGATTCTTGAGTAG
- the rpsP gene encoding 30S ribosomal protein S16 → MAVRIRLKRLGAKKRPTYRFVATDSRMPRDGRFIETLGYYSPIEKPARVTIFEERMIHWLEQGALPSDTVATLMKQVGFWKKYEMKQKGEDISEVTLSETITERTKKRKSKKKAKTE, encoded by the coding sequence TTGGCAGTACGGATTAGACTGAAACGTTTGGGTGCCAAGAAGAGACCGACGTACCGCTTTGTGGCGACTGATTCCCGCATGCCCCGTGATGGACGCTTTATCGAGACGCTGGGTTATTACAGCCCGATTGAGAAGCCGGCCCGGGTGACAATATTCGAAGAGCGGATGATTCACTGGCTGGAACAGGGAGCTTTGCCCTCGGACACCGTCGCCACGCTGATGAAGCAGGTGGGATTCTGGAAGAAGTATGAGATGAAGCAGAAGGGTGAGGATATTTCGGAAGTCACTCTCTCCGAGACCATAACCGAGCGCACCAAGAAACGCAAAAGCAAGAAAAAAGCCAAAACGGAATAG
- the ffh gene encoding signal recognition particle protein has protein sequence MFGELTEKFDDIFKRLRGAGKLTEKNIKDALREVRRALLEADVNYKVVKDFVRQVEALAVGEKVLKSIEPGQQIIKIVSDELVKVLGEKAEPLASLDRSPAVFMICGLQGSGKTTLSGKLALYAKRKNKKSLLVAADIYRPAAVKQLQLLGKSIDVEVFHLDGKKPPEICAEARKYAEKNFVDLIILDTAGRLHIDEELMQELEEIKARVKPDEMLLVADAMTGQDAVNLAEQFHGRLGLTGVVLSKLDGDARGGAAISIRAVTGCPIKMVSTGEKLSDLEPFHPERMASRILGMGDIVTLVEKAQQTIDIEKAEKLQEKLKKNAFTLEDFYDQMQQIKKMGPLESLMGMIPGMGKALKGVQIDERGMSRVEAIIQSMTAEERRHPNIIDGSRKGRVAGGSGTSVQDVNLLLKQFFAMQKMIKNVSKFKMKGLPKGSFPFKG, from the coding sequence ATGTTTGGTGAACTGACAGAAAAATTCGATGATATTTTCAAGCGTCTTCGCGGCGCGGGAAAATTGACCGAGAAGAATATCAAAGATGCCTTGCGGGAGGTCCGCCGGGCGCTTCTTGAAGCCGATGTCAACTATAAAGTTGTCAAGGATTTCGTCAGACAGGTCGAGGCTCTTGCCGTCGGCGAAAAGGTGCTCAAGTCGATCGAGCCGGGTCAGCAGATAATCAAGATTGTCAGTGATGAGCTGGTAAAAGTGCTGGGCGAGAAAGCCGAGCCGCTGGCCAGTCTGGACCGGTCGCCGGCAGTTTTTATGATTTGCGGATTGCAGGGTTCGGGCAAGACGACTCTTTCGGGCAAACTGGCGCTTTATGCCAAACGCAAAAACAAGAAATCGCTCCTGGTGGCCGCCGATATATACCGTCCCGCGGCCGTCAAGCAACTGCAATTGCTGGGCAAGTCGATAGATGTCGAGGTGTTTCATCTCGATGGTAAAAAGCCGCCGGAGATTTGCGCCGAGGCCAGGAAGTATGCCGAGAAAAATTTCGTCGACCTGATTATTCTGGATACCGCGGGCCGTCTGCATATCGATGAAGAATTAATGCAGGAGCTCGAGGAGATCAAGGCGAGGGTGAAACCGGACGAGATGCTTCTGGTGGCCGATGCGATGACGGGGCAGGACGCGGTTAATCTGGCCGAGCAGTTTCACGGCCGTCTCGGTCTGACCGGGGTAGTGCTGTCCAAGCTTGATGGTGATGCCCGGGGCGGGGCGGCGATTTCAATTCGCGCTGTCACCGGCTGTCCGATAAAAATGGTATCGACGGGTGAAAAGCTGTCCGATCTGGAGCCGTTCCATCCGGAACGAATGGCCTCGCGGATTCTGGGAATGGGCGATATCGTGACGCTGGTCGAGAAAGCCCAGCAGACGATCGATATCGAAAAGGCCGAGAAACTTCAGGAAAAGCTGAAAAAGAATGCCTTCACGCTCGAAGATTTTTACGATCAGATGCAGCAGATCAAGAAGATGGGCCCGCTGGAGTCGCTGATGGGGATGATTCCGGGGATGGGCAAGGCTCTCAAAGGGGTGCAGATCGACGAGCGGGGGATGAGCCGGGTGGAGGCGATAATACAATCCATGACGGCCGAGGAACGGCGGCATCCGAATATTATCGACGGAAGCCGGAAAGGCCGGGTAGCCGGCGGTTCGGGCACCTCGGTCCAGGATGTCAATCTGCTGTTGAAGCAGTTTTTCGCCATGCAGAAGATGATAAAAAACGTAAGTAAATTCAAGATGAAGGGTTTGCCGAAAGGCAGCTTCCCTTTCAAAGGGTGA
- a CDS encoding ribulose-phosphate 3-epimerase — MLKIAPSILAADFSRLGEQIKAAEKAGADMIHLDIIDGHFAPNISFGAAISKMSKNTTRLPHDAHLMVTDPENWVDDYLKMGAEYITFHIEIGGKAHPLGERRWVYVVDGQVDKARVENLIQRIKEGGSKAGLTLNPPTEFEYAIPFLDKIDLLLLMSVNPGFSGQRFIDSVYDKLASADKYRRGNDLHYEIMVDGGVDMDNAGKLHSMGADILVSGSSFFLSPDYTQFIWKIKS; from the coding sequence ATGCTGAAGATTGCGCCGTCCATACTCGCCGCCGATTTCTCGCGACTCGGCGAACAGATCAAAGCCGCCGAAAAAGCCGGGGCCGATATGATTCATCTGGATATCATCGACGGCCATTTCGCGCCCAATATCTCGTTCGGGGCGGCTATCTCGAAAATGTCGAAAAATACCACCCGTCTGCCGCATGACGCTCATCTGATGGTCACCGACCCGGAAAACTGGGTTGATGATTATCTGAAAATGGGCGCCGAATATATCACTTTTCATATTGAAATAGGCGGCAAGGCCCATCCTCTGGGCGAGCGGCGATGGGTTTATGTTGTTGACGGACAAGTTGATAAAGCAAGAGTTGAGAATCTTATCCAGCGGATAAAAGAGGGTGGTTCCAAAGCCGGGTTGACCCTGAATCCCCCCACGGAATTTGAGTATGCCATCCCGTTTCTGGATAAGATCGATCTTTTACTGCTGATGTCGGTCAATCCGGGGTTTTCCGGGCAGAGATTTATCGACAGTGTTTACGACAAACTGGCATCAGCCGATAAATACCGCCGGGGAAACGACCTTCATTACGAAATAATGGTTGATGGCGGGGTGGATATGGACAACGCCGGAAAGCTCCATTCGATGGGGGCGGATATTCTTGTCAGCGGCTCCTCATTTTTCTTATCCCCTGATTATACCCAGTTTATCTGGAAGATAAAGTCCTAG
- the bcp gene encoding thioredoxin-dependent thiol peroxidase — protein sequence MPDNIPKTGTKAPAFTLPDQDDNKIKLSDYNGRWVVLYFYPKDNTPGCTTEACEFTGGLKDFENLEAVVLGVSPDSTESHRKFIAKQNLKITLLSDPDRKVLEKYGAYGTKKMYGKEVKGVIRSTFLIDPDGKIAQSWTGVKAAGHAEKVREKLTELAG from the coding sequence ATGCCCGATAATATCCCCAAAACCGGAACCAAAGCCCCGGCTTTCACCCTGCCCGATCAGGATGATAATAAAATCAAATTGAGTGATTATAACGGCCGATGGGTCGTGCTCTATTTTTACCCCAAAGACAACACCCCCGGATGTACCACCGAGGCCTGTGAGTTCACCGGCGGTTTGAAAGATTTCGAAAATCTTGAGGCCGTGGTTCTGGGAGTTTCGCCCGATTCAACCGAAAGCCACCGGAAATTCATCGCCAAACAGAATCTCAAAATCACCCTGTTAAGCGACCCCGATCGCAAAGTGCTGGAAAAATACGGTGCCTATGGTACCAAGAAAATGTACGGTAAAGAAGTCAAAGGCGTCATCCGAAGCACCTTTCTGATCGACCCCGATGGCAAAATCGCTCAGTCATGGACCGGGGTTAAAGCGGCCGGTCATGCCGAAAAGGTGAGAGAGAAGTTGACCGAACTGGCCGGATAA
- a CDS encoding DUF3365 domain-containing protein, producing MKKISLYPVIILFWTAFLFSGCGTKDKSDRDKEIEQKRESGEYADATMLKKAADKEIESFMLSLKYSLNEAIREGGPVRAIGVCSEAAPEIAMAHAREGWQIWRLTDRSRNPNNQVNDLQHDILYEFAEAGSAPPFVIEWKEEMGQRKFYYYKPIYTDKLCLNCHGVKESMKPETVAKLMELYPDDQATGYYAGELRGMFMVEVDWPKGKVLAEKLAGDSL from the coding sequence ATGAAAAAGATCAGTTTATATCCAGTGATTATTCTATTTTGGACCGCCTTTCTGTTTTCCGGTTGCGGTACGAAGGATAAGAGCGACAGGGATAAAGAGATCGAGCAAAAGAGAGAAAGCGGTGAATATGCCGATGCGACCATGTTGAAGAAGGCGGCGGATAAGGAGATTGAATCATTCATGTTATCCCTCAAGTATTCCCTGAACGAGGCCATCCGCGAAGGGGGACCGGTCAGGGCGATCGGAGTTTGCAGTGAGGCGGCCCCGGAAATTGCCATGGCCCATGCGCGGGAGGGATGGCAAATCTGGCGTTTGACCGACCGCAGTCGTAACCCGAACAACCAGGTCAATGATCTCCAGCATGATATCCTGTACGAATTCGCCGAAGCAGGTTCTGCTCCGCCGTTCGTGATCGAGTGGAAAGAGGAAATGGGCCAAAGGAAATTCTATTATTATAAGCCGATTTATACCGATAAACTTTGCCTTAACTGCCATGGGGTCAAAGAGAGTATGAAGCCGGAGACGGTGGCGAAGCTGATGGAATTGTATCCCGATGATCAGGCCACGGGGTATTATGCCGGGGAATTGCGGGGGATGTTTATGGTGGAGGTGGACTGGCCCAAAGGCAAAGTCCTGGCCGAAAAACTGGCCGGGGACAGCCTGTGA
- a CDS encoding PASTA domain-containing protein, whose protein sequence is MVQPRRRSTSEPGKSWYQTHFPTGSRQRKAVNFIIIPIAALLVLYFFFDSIFMPLVTRHGSEFELPDIIGYRKDAAEEMLTLMDLDTEVTSEEYHADKPEGTVLSQYPPAGTMVKSGRIIKVVVSSGQKLVEVPPLGGFSVRQAKLNIEAANLVLGDIAWTFSDSLPERVVVFAYPASGTMIPIGSQVNLMVNRGSLSGIVFMPKLVGHSLEEAVAILHNLGLKVGLVTHVRDENYLPETVLEQSVEEATELEQGEEIDLKVSTTE, encoded by the coding sequence ATGGTACAGCCAAGACGACGATCAACATCGGAGCCGGGTAAAAGCTGGTATCAAACCCATTTCCCGACTGGCAGCAGGCAGAGGAAAGCGGTTAACTTTATCATAATTCCGATTGCGGCGCTTCTGGTTCTGTATTTTTTCTTCGACTCCATCTTCATGCCGCTGGTGACGCGGCATGGCAGTGAGTTTGAGCTTCCGGATATTATCGGTTACCGGAAGGATGCCGCCGAGGAAATGCTGACATTGATGGATTTGGATACAGAAGTCACCTCCGAAGAATACCATGCCGATAAACCGGAGGGAACGGTTCTTTCTCAGTATCCGCCAGCCGGGACAATGGTCAAATCGGGACGGATAATCAAGGTGGTTGTTTCGAGCGGCCAGAAACTGGTCGAGGTGCCGCCGCTGGGCGGGTTCTCGGTCCGGCAGGCCAAGCTCAATATCGAAGCCGCCAACCTGGTGCTGGGAGATATCGCCTGGACTTTTTCCGATTCGCTTCCCGAACGGGTGGTGGTGTTCGCTTACCCCGCTTCGGGAACCATGATCCCGATCGGCTCACAGGTCAACCTGATGGTCAACCGCGGCAGTCTCTCGGGGATTGTCTTCATGCCCAAGCTGGTGGGGCACTCGCTCGAGGAAGCGGTGGCGATCCTGCATAACCTGGGACTAAAAGTGGGTCTGGTGACCCATGTTCGCGATGAAAACTACCTGCCCGAAACCGTCCTGGAGCAGTCGGTCGAAGAAGCCACCGAACTGGAGCAGGGTGAAGAGATCGACCTGAAGGTTTCGACCACCGAATAA
- the rsmB gene encoding 16S rRNA (cytosine(967)-C(5))-methyltransferase RsmB, with the protein MSGVRKKITHDPVRGAVVEILGLVESGKFTADEAIAMAIKNQEFTSLDIRFIRQLVNGTIKMKRRLDHDIRFFLSKPSEKMSQRLIDILRLGFYQLFFTERIPAAAAVSESVNLTHHFCDAPRARLVNAVLRNALRYPERVVFRKKEDDPVAYLGSFYSYPDWFVGYCLDEFGFEETTVLLENMNRPPSISFRANVFKAKPEQVAEMLDKESIKYTRGNYLPEFFHLEEGPLPLEEQLIKTGKIYIQDESAAMAIRLLNPKTGLNVLDLAAAPGGKTSYAAVRMHNKGMITAVDKSRARLELLIDNCKRLGVKNVNPVLADNLEFKGGPFHRVIIDVPCSGWGNAGKHSDLRWSKDEDTIKKLCNVQRMMIDKAAKLVRPGGVLVYSTCTIVRRENDEIVEEFLLRNNDFELESAGEYYNSEVVSERGFLKTYPNIPNLSGSFAARLKKKPTPKKS; encoded by the coding sequence GTGTCAGGAGTCAGAAAGAAAATCACCCATGACCCGGTTCGTGGTGCCGTGGTGGAAATTCTGGGACTGGTAGAGAGTGGCAAATTTACCGCCGATGAGGCAATTGCCATGGCTATTAAAAACCAGGAATTCACATCCCTCGATATTCGCTTTATTCGACAGCTGGTTAATGGAACCATAAAAATGAAACGTCGGCTGGATCATGATATCCGTTTCTTTCTGAGTAAACCATCGGAGAAAATGTCACAGCGTCTGATCGATATTCTGCGTCTCGGTTTTTATCAGCTCTTTTTTACGGAACGGATTCCGGCCGCGGCGGCCGTATCGGAATCAGTCAACCTGACTCATCATTTTTGTGATGCTCCCCGGGCGCGATTGGTCAATGCCGTTTTGAGAAATGCCCTGAGGTACCCCGAAAGAGTGGTTTTTCGTAAGAAGGAGGATGATCCGGTTGCCTACCTGGGTAGTTTCTATTCATATCCCGACTGGTTCGTCGGGTACTGCCTTGATGAATTCGGTTTTGAGGAAACGACCGTCCTTCTGGAAAACATGAATCGCCCGCCGTCAATATCTTTTCGGGCCAATGTCTTCAAGGCCAAACCGGAGCAGGTGGCAGAGATGCTGGATAAGGAAAGTATCAAGTACACCCGGGGTAATTATCTTCCAGAATTCTTTCACCTCGAAGAAGGACCGCTTCCTCTTGAAGAACAGTTAATTAAAACCGGCAAAATTTATATCCAGGATGAATCGGCGGCCATGGCGATTCGGCTTTTGAATCCGAAAACCGGGTTAAATGTTCTTGATCTGGCGGCCGCTCCCGGCGGAAAAACATCTTATGCCGCGGTAAGGATGCATAATAAAGGAATGATAACGGCTGTGGATAAATCCCGGGCCAGGCTGGAATTGCTGATAGACAACTGCAAAAGACTTGGAGTCAAAAATGTCAATCCGGTTCTGGCCGATAACCTGGAATTCAAAGGCGGCCCATTCCACCGGGTTATTATTGATGTCCCCTGCAGCGGCTGGGGTAACGCCGGTAAACATAGTGACCTGCGCTGGTCCAAAGACGAGGATACGATCAAAAAGCTGTGTAATGTCCAGAGGATGATGATCGATAAGGCGGCCAAACTGGTGCGGCCGGGCGGAGTTCTGGTTTATTCAACCTGTACCATCGTTCGCAGGGAAAACGATGAGATTGTCGAAGAATTTTTGCTTCGCAACAACGACTTTGAACTGGAATCCGCGGGCGAATATTATAACAGTGAGGTTGTTTCCGAGCGAGGTTTTCTGAAAACGTATCCGAACATTCCCAATCTATCCGGCTCTTTTGCGGCCCGGCTGAAAAAAAAGCCGACACCGAAAAAAAGTTGA
- a CDS encoding TIGR03960 family B12-binding radical SAM protein produces MEKKFFPFVMKPGRYTGGEPGQFVKSHENHFRLALGYPDKYDIGMSYLGLQNLYSIVNADERFLCERFFAPDIDAEAVMRRENIPCFTLESFTPLKEFDLVGFTLAYEMTFTNVLNILDLSGIPLRAVDRTDHDPLVIAGGPVVHNPEPTAAFFDMFHIGDADENILRLLEVLNDSESLNRIEKLERVVREVSSIYVPHFYDAETRRPLFDFVPSKIKSCRIKKLEGIQYTARPIVPFIEIVHDRLTVEIMRGCPRGCRFCQASAIYKPVRPREKEDIIRQVKNQIEQTGHDEVSLLSLSSSDYPDIIPLTIQLSRMLEELKIALSLPSLRPGTFTQQLAEAVKTTRKTGLTFAPEAGTERLRAVIRKDITDKDLMDTISLVFKNGWKLVKLYFMIGLPTETDEDVEGIVHLIRQAVTIAKNGTGKYTINVTISPFSPKSHTPFQWDEQATPEEIRRKNDYIKRNVRSSLVNIKLRDPELPFIEGIMGRGGRELAEVIETAFKTGARFDGWSENFKFKLWMEAFRKHGLDPYDYMKGRSFSSELPWSHIEMQQSVEYLIKERNRTSTLLKEQKKHVPPLISPDSDPDEDDGFGRGRKKLTPRSTSIPTKSKVRVRWGKRGLTRFLSHLDNVRVFERAIRRSRMPVEYSLGFHPHMKLSFGPPLQLGYMSEAEYFDIQLERPFLPSMADRLDECLPDGYYIIKAMSIIDSKQSLSARLNRAVYEVIVEGDGSIPEKINNLMNRETVEINRETKTEIKTVDIRSAVFKIDYLQKGTIDPGSAGIILELGVGTAGYARPSEVIAAAGLVNASAIPALKIVRKDLLYLDDQGNRLTPMEF; encoded by the coding sequence TTGGAAAAAAAATTCTTTCCTTTTGTCATGAAGCCCGGCCGCTACACCGGCGGGGAACCGGGCCAGTTTGTTAAGTCCCACGAAAATCATTTTCGGTTGGCTCTCGGGTATCCCGACAAGTACGATATCGGAATGTCGTATCTTGGGTTGCAAAACCTGTACAGCATCGTCAATGCCGATGAGCGATTTCTATGCGAGAGATTTTTCGCGCCGGATATTGATGCCGAAGCGGTAATGCGGCGTGAGAATATTCCCTGCTTCACCCTGGAATCATTTACGCCGTTGAAGGAATTTGATCTGGTCGGATTCACCTTGGCCTACGAGATGACCTTCACCAACGTCCTCAATATTCTTGACCTGTCCGGTATCCCGCTTCGGGCAGTCGATCGAACCGATCATGATCCGCTGGTTATTGCCGGTGGCCCGGTGGTCCACAATCCCGAGCCGACGGCGGCCTTTTTTGATATGTTTCATATAGGCGACGCCGACGAAAATATCCTGCGATTACTCGAGGTGTTGAATGATTCCGAAAGTTTGAATCGTATCGAAAAACTGGAACGGGTTGTCAGGGAGGTTTCTTCTATTTATGTCCCGCACTTCTATGATGCCGAAACGCGCCGTCCTTTATTTGATTTCGTGCCGTCAAAGATTAAGAGCTGTCGTATTAAAAAACTGGAAGGTATCCAGTATACTGCCAGACCGATTGTACCTTTCATAGAGATTGTGCATGACAGATTAACGGTCGAGATTATGCGGGGTTGCCCGCGCGGTTGCCGTTTTTGCCAAGCATCGGCAATTTATAAACCGGTTCGACCCAGAGAAAAAGAAGATATCATCAGGCAGGTAAAAAACCAGATTGAACAGACCGGCCATGATGAGGTTTCTCTTTTGTCTTTGTCGTCGAGCGATTACCCGGACATTATCCCTTTGACCATTCAATTGTCGCGAATGCTTGAAGAATTAAAAATCGCCCTGTCGTTACCATCGCTGAGACCAGGGACATTCACCCAGCAATTGGCCGAAGCGGTCAAGACCACACGAAAAACAGGATTGACTTTTGCCCCCGAGGCGGGAACTGAAAGGCTGCGGGCTGTCATCCGCAAGGATATCACCGATAAAGATTTAATGGATACCATCAGCCTGGTGTTTAAGAATGGCTGGAAATTGGTAAAGCTGTACTTCATGATCGGACTGCCGACCGAGACTGATGAGGATGTTGAGGGTATTGTTCACCTGATTCGTCAGGCGGTTACGATTGCCAAAAACGGCACGGGTAAATACACTATCAATGTCACCATCTCGCCGTTCTCTCCCAAATCGCATACTCCCTTCCAGTGGGATGAACAGGCTACGCCTGAAGAAATAAGACGCAAGAACGATTATATAAAGCGAAATGTCAGAAGTAGCTTGGTCAATATCAAACTCCGCGACCCCGAACTGCCGTTTATTGAGGGAATTATGGGCCGCGGCGGGCGGGAGTTGGCAGAGGTCATCGAAACCGCTTTCAAAACGGGTGCCCGATTCGATGGCTGGTCGGAGAATTTTAAATTCAAATTGTGGATGGAGGCCTTTCGCAAACATGGTCTCGATCCCTACGATTATATGAAAGGCCGATCCTTTTCGTCGGAATTGCCTTGGTCGCATATTGAGATGCAACAATCGGTTGAATATTTAATTAAGGAGCGTAACCGTACCTCGACTTTGCTTAAGGAACAGAAAAAACATGTTCCACCTTTGATTTCCCCGGACAGCGATCCGGACGAGGACGATGGATTCGGCCGCGGGCGGAAAAAATTAACTCCGCGATCAACCTCGATTCCCACCAAAAGTAAGGTTCGGGTGCGCTGGGGAAAACGGGGTTTGACTCGATTTCTCTCTCATCTCGATAATGTCCGGGTTTTTGAGAGGGCTATTCGTCGAAGCCGAATGCCGGTGGAATATTCACTTGGTTTTCATCCGCATATGAAACTATCGTTTGGTCCGCCGCTGCAACTGGGTTATATGTCGGAGGCGGAATATTTCGATATTCAACTTGAACGCCCCTTTTTGCCATCGATGGCCGATCGGCTGGACGAATGTCTCCCGGATGGTTATTATATTATTAAGGCTATGTCGATAATAGACAGCAAGCAGTCACTGTCAGCGAGACTTAACAGGGCGGTTTATGAGGTGATAGTCGAAGGCGACGGAAGCATTCCGGAGAAAATCAATAATCTGATGAATCGGGAAACAGTCGAAATTAATCGGGAAACAAAGACGGAGATTAAGACAGTAGATATCAGATCGGCCGTTTTCAAAATCGACTATCTCCAGAAAGGGACAATTGATCCGGGGTCGGCTGGAATTATTCTCGAACTGGGAGTTGGTACGGCTGGTTATGCCCGGCCATCGGAGGTAATTGCGGCCGCTGGCTTGGTAAATGCTTCAGCTATCCCGGCTTTGAAAATTGTCCGCAAGGATTTACTGTATCTTGATGATCAGGGTAATCGGTTAACACCGATGGAGTTTTAA